The DNA region AACGGATGACGCCTCGATCTCGGGGACAACCACGCCCATGATGTTCTTGCTCTTGAGCGAGATCTGCGGAACGTCCGCCACCGAGAAGGCAGCGGCCTTCACCCCGATTGCACCCTCGACAGTCTCTGCGAGGGCGATCATCTCCATAGCACGTGTAAACCTCTCGGCCACGACTCCTCGGCTGTCTTTTGCCTGCTGCAGCACCTTGAAGAACTCCAGGATCAGCCCATCGCGCTTCATCTTGAGGATGTTATAGCCGCGCTCCGAGAGTGTGATCCGCCGCTTGATGCTGATCAGTTCAGAACGGGTCGGCTTGATGTCTCGCAGCGCCATGGATGCTTACCCCTCTGCCTTCTTCCGGTATTTCGGGTGGTACTTCTGGATCATTGCGCGGTCGATACGCACGAGATGCTCTTCGGGCAGTGTCGCAAGCAGTTCCCAGCCGAGATCAAGTGTCTCCTCGATCGAGCGGTCCTCGTAGAGACCCTGTCTGACAAACCGGTCCTCAAATAGATCTG from Methanoculleus receptaculi includes:
- a CDS encoding V-type ATP synthase subunit D, with product MALRDIKPTRSELISIKRRITLSERGYNILKMKRDGLILEFFKVLQQAKDSRGVVAERFTRAMEMIALAETVEGAIGVKAAAFSVADVPQISLKSKNIMGVVVPEIEASSVRRSVLDRGYGVLGTSAAIDETAEAFEDLLEAIIEAAEIETTMKRLLDEIESTKRRVNALEFKVIPELSEARDFIKMRLDEMEREELFRLKKIKARSA